Genomic segment of Clostridia bacterium:
CCCGAGTCAATGAAGTGCTGGATACAATCCCTAAATTAACCGATGAAGGACAAGTTTTAGAACAGTTTCCGCAGGGCGATATAGTTTTTCAAAATGTAAGTTTTAGATATGGCGACGGTAAAGAGGTTTTAAAAAATATTAATTTAACCATTCCTAAAGGAACTACCTTTGGTATTGTAGGATTGACCGGTTCAGGAAAAACTACTTTAGTTAATCTAATTGCACGCTTTTATGATGTTTTAGAAGGAAAGATTACAATAGGCGGACAAGATATAAAAGAATTATCGCAAAAGTTTTTGCGAGAGCATATAGGCATAGTGCCCCAAAAAGCTGTGCTGTTTTCGGGCAGCATAAGAGATAATTTAAAAATGGGCAGAGACGTTGATGACGAAAAAATTATGCAAGCACTCAAAATCGCTCAAGCAGATTTTGTAAACAAGCTTCCAGACGGTCTTGATTATCAGTTAGAGCAAGGCGGCACTAACTTGAGCGGAGGACAGCGCGCAAGACTTACTATTGCAAGAGCGCTTATAATGTCTCCTGAAATTTTGATATTAGACGATTCTGCAAGCGCTTTGGACTTTGCAACAGAAAGAAATTTAAGCAGGGCATTAAAACAGCATAGCACAGGTAGAACTGTAATTACCATTTCGCAAAGAGCTGGCAGCCTTAAGAACGCTGATATAATTGCGGTGCTTAGCGAAGGTCAGGTTGTAGGACTGGGCACGCATGACGAGCTTATTAAGAGCAATCAGCTATACCGTGATATATACAATACACAGTTAGACATAGAGGGAGGACGAAATGAGTAATCAAAAAAAGACCTCCCTAAAAAGATTGTTTGGATATATTAAGCCGTATAAAAAGACAGTAATTTTTATTGCATTTTTATCGCTAATAGGCAATTTGTTTTATGTTTTAGGACCTTTGCTTATAGGTCGTGCTGTGGATAACATTGTCGAAGCCGGTAAAGTGGATTTTGACAATTTAATTAAAATATTAATTATCCTTGGCGGTCTTTATATTATTAACGCGCTATGTGTTTGGCTGTATACTTCTTTGGGAGTGAGCGTTGCGGTCAAAACAACAAACAAAATAAGAAAACAGGCGTTTGAAAAGCTGTTAAGTCTTCCCTTGAAAGAAATAGACAATATGAATAAGGGCGATATTATTAGCAGATTTACAGCCGATTGCGATCAGATAACGGATGCAATAACTCAAATGCTCAATCAATTTTTTTCAGGTATAGTAATAATTCTGGCTGCTTTGGGCTTTATGCTTTATCTTAGTCCGTTAGTTACTATTGCGGTTGTAATATCCATTCCACTGATGTTTTGGGTTTCTAAGCTGGTAGCCCAAAAATCATCTCAAAGACTATTGAAAATGCAGCGGGTTATGGGAAAATTAAGCGGATATGCTGAAGAACATATAAGGGGTGCAAGAGTCGTAAAAGCGTTTAATTATGAAAAAGAAGCCCAAAGACATTTTGATATTATAAACGACGAACTTAACAAAACAGGCACAAAAGCGCAGTTTATTGCCTCTCTTTCCAACCCAAGCACAAGACTGCTTAATTATTTTTCTTATTCGCTTGTAGGCTTGACAGGCGGATTGTGTGCGATATTCTTAGGTCTTTCTGTTGGCACATTGACCAGTTTTTTGACCTATGCCACCTTGTTTTCTCGTCCTATAAATGAATTTACTTCGGCGACAAGCCAGATAATTAGCGGACTTGCTGGTGCATCGCGAATGTTTGAAATAATTGATATTACATCTCCTGCTATAAAAGCAAGCCGCAATTATAATGATATTGTGATAAAAGGCG
This window contains:
- a CDS encoding ABC transporter ATP-binding protein, which codes for MSNQKKTSLKRLFGYIKPYKKTVIFIAFLSLIGNLFYVLGPLLIGRAVDNIVEAGKVDFDNLIKILIILGGLYIINALCVWLYTSLGVSVAVKTTNKIRKQAFEKLLSLPLKEIDNMNKGDIISRFTADCDQITDAITQMLNQFFSGIVIILAALGFMLYLSPLVTIAVVISIPLMFWVSKLVAQKSSQRLLKMQRVMGKLSGYAEEHIRGARVVKAFNYEKEAQRHFDIINDELNKTGTKAQFIASLSNPSTRLLNYFSYSLVGLTGGLCAIFLGLSVGTLTSFLTYATLFSRPINEFTSATSQIISGLAGASRMFEIIDITSPAIKASRNYNDIVIKGDFEFEDVNFSYIPQKPLIKDFNLDVKQGQKVAIVGPTGAGKTTMINLLMRFYDVNSGKILADKRDITDIPKPQYRQNFGMVLQDTWLFKGTIWQNIAFGKPDAALDEIIDAAKKAHAHSFIEKLPQGYDTVIDENGENISLGQKQMLTIARAMLIKPTVLILDEATSSIDILTEQKITQTFKEIMKGRTSFIIAHRLSTIKDADVIIVMNQGQIVEQGTHNSLLEKNGFYAMLYNSQFDKKL